From a single Bacillus gobiensis genomic region:
- a CDS encoding glycoside hydrolase family 13 protein: MQKKWWKESVVYQIYPSSFKDSNGDGIGDLQGIISKLDYIKELGANVIWICPVYPSPNDDNGYDISDYTDIMDIFGTMADWEQLLKEIHQRDMKLIMDLVLNHTSDEHPWFIESRSSKDNPKRDWYIWRPGKDGKEPNNWESLFRGSAWQYDELTDEYYLHLFSKKQPDLNWENPEVREELYRMTTWWLDKGIDGFRIDAISFIKKKDGLPDAPNLSGELYVPAWDCHRNQPGIHDFLAELKERVFNNYDIMTVGEADGVSPDDALLYVDEALGSFNMIFHFEHMGLDSGIGGKWDLKPWQLPDLKKIVTRWQSGLHAKGWNASYLENHDQPRSVSRFGDDQKYHKESAKMLATFLMTMQGTPFIYQGQEIGMTNVKFNSIEDYKDVESLNLYHESSAKGDEHIQKAWDYIYSKGRDNARTPMQWNDLPHGGFSEGNPWIAVNPNYKKINVEQSLKDNDSIFYYYKELIRLRKENDVIVYGDYRPILEDDERVYACLRTLEDEAVLVILNFSREPADFVLPTDWKYANNHLLIANNEVNPEESINKFTLLPYEARVYKLSN, translated from the coding sequence ATGCAAAAGAAATGGTGGAAAGAGAGCGTCGTATACCAGATATATCCTAGCAGCTTCAAAGATAGCAACGGTGACGGAATAGGGGATTTGCAAGGCATCATTTCCAAATTGGACTATATAAAAGAGCTGGGTGCAAATGTGATCTGGATCTGCCCAGTTTATCCATCACCCAATGATGATAACGGTTACGATATCAGTGATTATACAGATATTATGGATATCTTCGGAACAATGGCGGATTGGGAGCAGCTTTTGAAAGAGATTCACCAAAGAGATATGAAGCTAATTATGGACCTGGTGCTTAATCACACATCAGATGAACATCCGTGGTTTATAGAATCGCGTTCTTCCAAAGATAATCCGAAACGGGATTGGTATATTTGGCGTCCAGGCAAAGACGGAAAAGAACCGAACAACTGGGAATCGCTGTTTAGAGGTTCTGCATGGCAATATGATGAACTGACAGATGAATATTACCTGCACCTGTTCTCTAAGAAGCAGCCTGATTTGAATTGGGAAAATCCCGAAGTTCGCGAAGAGTTATATAGGATGACCACCTGGTGGCTGGATAAAGGAATTGATGGATTTCGTATCGATGCCATTTCGTTTATTAAAAAGAAAGATGGACTCCCGGATGCGCCCAATTTGTCTGGAGAGCTCTATGTACCTGCTTGGGATTGTCATCGAAACCAGCCGGGAATACATGATTTTTTGGCAGAGCTGAAAGAGAGAGTGTTTAACAATTATGACATTATGACAGTAGGAGAAGCGGACGGCGTATCGCCTGATGATGCTCTTTTGTATGTCGATGAAGCACTTGGAAGCTTCAATATGATTTTTCATTTCGAACATATGGGGCTCGATAGCGGAATCGGAGGCAAATGGGATTTAAAACCATGGCAGCTTCCAGATTTGAAAAAGATCGTGACAAGATGGCAATCAGGACTGCATGCAAAAGGCTGGAACGCATCTTATTTAGAGAACCACGATCAGCCGCGATCCGTATCAAGATTCGGAGATGATCAGAAATATCATAAAGAGTCAGCAAAAATGTTGGCTACTTTCCTAATGACTATGCAGGGAACACCTTTCATTTATCAGGGCCAGGAAATCGGCATGACAAACGTAAAGTTCAATTCCATTGAAGATTATAAGGATGTAGAAAGCTTAAACCTCTACCATGAAAGCTCCGCCAAAGGGGACGAACATATACAGAAAGCCTGGGATTACATATACTCCAAAGGCCGCGATAATGCTCGTACCCCCATGCAATGGAATGACCTGCCGCATGGAGGGTTCTCTGAGGGAAATCCATGGATAGCAGTAAACCCAAACTACAAAAAGATTAACGTCGAGCAGTCGTTAAAGGACAACGATTCTATCTTCTACTATTACAAGGAACTGATCCGGCTTCGCAAAGAGAATGATGTTATTGTGTACGGCGACTATCGTCCTATCCTGGAAGATGACGAGAGAGTATATGCTTGCCTGAGAACATTGGAGGATGAGGCTGTGTTGGTAATCCTTAATTTTTCAAGGGAACCGGCGGACTTCGTTCTTCCAACGGATTGGAAATACGCAAACAACCACTTGCTAATCGCAAATAATGAAGTAAATCCTGAAGAAAGTATTAACAAATTTACATTACTCCCTTACGAAGCTCGTGTATACAAACTTTCAAATTAA
- a CDS encoding MFS transporter: MITKEKPVYKETSNDSMLQKIGMKEKIGYGFGDFASNLLFFATATFLTFFYTDTVGLAAGAVGTLMLVARILDAFADIGIGALVDKTKSKHGKARPWLLWMAVPFSISGILLFTVPNTGPVATLIYVYITYLLMNFIYSAINVPYGVLNSLLTQDAYQRSVLNIFRMVLANLGALFITFFTLPLVSVFGGGKTGWIFTFSIFGIIGTLLFLFTFTSTRERVKPSVVHKDVPFKRGVKALFRNKYWGLMVAFTIVFFANNALGSGINVFYAQYILEDRDLVGILGMASLLPQLLGFGVLAPIIKRIGKRNASLIGSFIMIAGSLIVAFQPTSLALVIAGLIIKALGTAAIMGTVFAMLADTVEYGEWKTGIRTEGLVYSAGSFGTKAGSGLGTAAVGWGLAIGGYIGGQTTVSASANFAIQFLFIYLPVIFSLIQIAILWFHRLDRQYSDIIKELQWVRSR, translated from the coding sequence ATGATTACGAAAGAGAAACCTGTATACAAGGAGACCAGCAACGATTCAATGTTGCAAAAAATTGGGATGAAAGAAAAGATTGGATACGGCTTTGGCGATTTTGCAAGCAATTTGCTTTTTTTCGCAACTGCGACATTTTTGACGTTTTTCTACACTGATACTGTTGGCTTGGCAGCCGGAGCCGTAGGAACGCTAATGTTGGTAGCACGAATTCTAGACGCCTTTGCAGACATCGGCATAGGAGCTCTTGTTGATAAGACAAAGAGCAAGCATGGAAAGGCACGCCCATGGTTGTTGTGGATGGCGGTACCATTCTCTATTTCCGGAATTCTCTTGTTTACGGTACCGAATACAGGACCTGTTGCTACGTTAATTTATGTGTATATTACGTATCTCCTCATGAATTTTATTTATTCAGCTATTAATGTCCCTTATGGTGTTTTAAATTCACTGCTCACACAGGATGCCTACCAAAGATCCGTCCTGAATATCTTCCGTATGGTACTGGCGAATTTAGGAGCCCTCTTTATTACCTTTTTTACATTGCCATTAGTAAGCGTTTTCGGAGGTGGCAAGACGGGCTGGATCTTCACTTTTTCTATCTTCGGTATAATAGGCACGCTTCTGTTTTTGTTTACATTTACGTCTACACGAGAGCGCGTGAAACCCTCCGTCGTTCATAAGGATGTTCCATTTAAGCGCGGGGTAAAAGCGTTGTTCCGAAATAAATATTGGGGATTAATGGTTGCATTCACGATTGTTTTTTTCGCAAATAATGCATTGGGAAGCGGCATCAATGTTTTTTACGCACAATATATTTTGGAGGATCGCGATCTAGTCGGAATTCTGGGAATGGCAAGCTTGCTGCCGCAGTTGCTCGGCTTTGGAGTTCTAGCTCCCATTATTAAACGAATTGGAAAGCGAAATGCCTCTTTAATTGGAAGTTTCATCATGATTGCCGGATCGTTGATAGTAGCGTTCCAACCAACCAGCCTGGCTTTAGTTATTGCTGGATTAATCATTAAAGCACTTGGAACAGCTGCAATTATGGGGACTGTTTTTGCTATGCTGGCTGATACTGTCGAGTACGGTGAATGGAAAACCGGTATTCGTACGGAGGGACTTGTATACAGTGCGGGAAGCTTCGGAACTAAAGCGGGCAGCGGATTGGGGACAGCGGCAGTAGGATGGGGCTTAGCTATAGGGGGATACATTGGTGGCCAAACGACAGTAAGCGCTTCAGCCAATTTCGCTATTCAATTCCTGTTTATTTATCTACCGGTGATTTTTTCCCTGATTCAAATTGCAATATTATGGTTTCATAGGCTGGATCGCCAATACTCCGATATTATTAAGGAATTGCAGTGGGTGAGATCGCGATAA
- a CDS encoding VOC family protein, producing the protein MTTVQWDHIVHYVNDLDDAIQTFNENGLTAFKGGSHTEWGTYNALSYFGLTYIEFLGVEDRETAINADVPNLVVKDAVAALPEQEMLSRVAIRTDDIQTIAASLRSHGLELSPIMDGKRVDTNGRLIEWKMMTIDGNFQGLVYPFVIQWKDTDADRLANLNDSGIIQPHPAGHVEIQSAVFNVTDPVSAALHWQALFGLSVVESDAASVTLGIGEQTFIFKQGNVNQFSKVIFQSEANHLIGKTINIGDGEYVFQK; encoded by the coding sequence ATGACAACAGTACAATGGGACCATATCGTCCATTATGTGAATGATCTGGATGACGCCATTCAAACCTTTAATGAAAATGGACTGACTGCGTTCAAAGGAGGTTCTCATACAGAGTGGGGCACTTATAATGCACTTAGTTATTTTGGTTTGACCTATATTGAGTTTTTAGGGGTTGAAGACCGAGAAACAGCAATCAATGCAGATGTACCCAATTTAGTCGTCAAAGATGCTGTGGCCGCTTTACCGGAACAAGAAATGTTGAGCCGTGTTGCGATTCGAACCGATGACATTCAAACGATAGCGGCTTCATTGAGATCGCATGGTTTGGAACTGTCCCCTATTATGGATGGGAAGCGCGTGGACACTAACGGAAGATTGATAGAATGGAAAATGATGACGATAGACGGGAACTTTCAAGGGCTCGTCTACCCGTTCGTCATTCAGTGGAAAGACACAGATGCTGATCGCCTGGCTAATTTGAACGATTCAGGGATCATCCAACCGCATCCGGCTGGTCATGTCGAGATACAGTCAGCAGTTTTCAATGTTACGGACCCTGTTTCTGCTGCTTTACATTGGCAAGCTTTATTTGGACTATCAGTTGTAGAATCTGATGCTGCTTCTGTAACCCTTGGCATCGGAGAACAGACCTTTATTTTCAAACAGGGAAATGTGAATCAGTTCTCTAAAGTAATTTTTCAATCGGAGGCTAATCATTTAATAGGAAAAACGATTAATATTGGCGATGGGGAATACGTTTTTCAAAAATAA
- a CDS encoding MetQ/NlpA family ABC transporter substrate-binding protein — protein MKKLFFTIFVGLIFILAGCGQEGSSGENAEEKKDITIGFGVGTYEEQFRKGILPILEEKGYKVNIKTFSQNMQVNPAMKDGSIDASIFQSTAYMEAINKEIDADMTGITFVPSAPQSLHSTKHQSLDEVKDGTTVALPNDPVNQERAVRILEDLGWVKVKEDAGTADFNISSVEPDKYKISFKILDPAQILVSLQDVDYGVINGNYIANSGKKITDSLKIENTPKQHRIIVSINKKDENTQWAKDLKAAYESEEFEKYIKSEDKYDGFILVEK, from the coding sequence ATGAAAAAATTATTTTTTACTATTTTCGTTGGACTTATATTCATTTTGGCAGGGTGTGGACAAGAAGGAAGCTCAGGTGAAAATGCTGAAGAAAAGAAAGATATTACGATCGGATTTGGCGTTGGGACGTATGAAGAACAATTTCGTAAAGGAATTCTGCCGATTTTAGAAGAGAAAGGATACAAAGTAAATATTAAAACCTTCTCTCAAAACATGCAGGTGAATCCGGCAATGAAGGATGGATCAATTGACGCGAGCATATTCCAGAGCACAGCTTACATGGAGGCGATCAATAAAGAGATAGACGCCGATATGACAGGTATTACCTTTGTTCCGAGTGCTCCGCAAAGTTTGCATTCCACTAAGCATCAGTCACTCGATGAAGTCAAAGATGGTACGACAGTTGCACTTCCAAATGATCCAGTGAACCAAGAGCGTGCCGTCAGGATATTAGAAGATCTAGGTTGGGTAAAAGTAAAAGAAGATGCGGGAACAGCAGATTTTAATATTAGTAGTGTAGAACCGGATAAATATAAAATCTCATTCAAAATATTGGACCCGGCCCAAATCTTAGTATCTCTTCAAGATGTTGATTACGGTGTCATAAATGGAAACTATATTGCAAATTCGGGCAAAAAGATTACCGATTCACTGAAGATCGAAAATACGCCGAAGCAGCATCGAATTATCGTATCCATCAATAAAAAAGATGAAAATACGCAGTGGGCAAAAGATTTAAAAGCTGCATACGAATCAGAAGAGTTTGAAAAGTATATTAAATCCGAAGATAAATATGATGGTTTCATTCTGGTTGAAAAATAG
- a CDS encoding uroporphyrinogen decarboxylase family protein, with translation MSEWTKKDRFDAILTGELADRPMVSGWRHFIDKEQTADDLAETTVAFTKKFDWDWVKINPRAAYLAEIWGNTYDFQEYRSVFPKQTSTVVPAASRVWDIQEKKAAHSAPLAEQLQAVKQIREGLPNTPLIQTIFSPLSILLFLTGQSAYFNSETIFGIEKPVQIETLITEQRAGVHHALHAIALTLADYITELRSAGTDGIFYAVTGTAHPGLFDEATFNEFSRPYDSIVLDAARYGKRVLHTCGPYSHPERFNDYEIEGISWDTKAMGNHDLDASLKATKIGGVDHTLFATNEISRIQEQAESALRVMADKPFCLAPNCSIPVNVTDEALLQFKNFIVEKETM, from the coding sequence ATGAGCGAATGGACAAAGAAAGATCGATTTGATGCTATACTTACTGGTGAACTGGCAGACAGGCCGATGGTCAGCGGCTGGCGTCATTTCATAGACAAAGAACAGACAGCCGATGACTTAGCGGAAACGACTGTAGCCTTCACAAAAAAATTCGATTGGGATTGGGTGAAAATCAATCCTAGGGCAGCGTATTTAGCAGAAATATGGGGAAATACGTACGATTTCCAAGAATACAGATCTGTTTTCCCTAAACAAACGAGTACAGTAGTCCCAGCTGCTTCACGTGTATGGGATATCCAAGAAAAAAAGGCGGCGCATTCTGCTCCATTAGCAGAACAGCTTCAGGCTGTAAAACAAATTCGAGAGGGACTTCCGAATACTCCTCTTATCCAGACGATCTTTTCACCGTTGTCCATCTTATTATTTTTGACAGGCCAGTCTGCTTATTTCAATAGTGAGACGATTTTCGGAATCGAAAAGCCTGTTCAAATTGAAACATTGATAACAGAACAACGAGCAGGTGTCCATCATGCTTTGCATGCGATCGCATTAACTTTGGCGGATTATATAACGGAGCTAAGATCTGCCGGAACTGATGGGATATTCTATGCAGTTACGGGTACTGCTCATCCCGGGTTATTTGACGAAGCAACGTTTAATGAGTTTTCCAGACCGTATGACTCGATCGTTCTTGATGCTGCACGGTATGGGAAGCGTGTCCTTCATACGTGCGGTCCTTATTCCCATCCGGAACGGTTCAACGATTATGAAATTGAGGGGATCAGCTGGGACACGAAGGCTATGGGTAATCATGATTTGGATGCTTCCCTGAAAGCGACAAAGATTGGAGGGGTTGACCATACTTTATTTGCAACAAATGAAATTAGCCGCATTCAAGAACAGGCTGAATCAGCATTAAGAGTAATGGCAGATAAACCTTTTTGCTTAGCGCCAAATTGTTCAATTCCAGTCAATGTAACAGACGAGGCGCTGCTGCAATTTAAAAATTTTATAGTTGAAAAGGAGACAATGTAA
- a CDS encoding methionine ABC transporter permease has translation MMSTTITLDQFLLAINETLFMVGMSLLIGSLIGIPLGILLVVTRPGGVLQNQGIYAILNPIINIVRSLPFIILLVAIIPFTRLIVNTSIGTSAAIVPLIIYIAPYIGRLVENSLLEVNPGILEAAEAMGATPFQVIWHFLLPEAFGSLILSLTTATIGLIGATAMAGVVGGGGVGDLAISYGYQRFDTVVVVATVVVLVIFVQGIQSTGTLLARKVRRD, from the coding sequence ATGATGTCAACTACGATTACGTTAGATCAGTTTTTACTGGCGATCAATGAGACGCTGTTTATGGTGGGGATGTCATTATTGATCGGTTCATTAATCGGGATTCCATTGGGAATATTGCTGGTTGTAACAAGGCCAGGCGGCGTACTGCAAAACCAAGGAATTTATGCGATTTTAAATCCGATTATCAATATTGTCCGTTCATTGCCGTTTATCATACTGCTCGTTGCAATTATTCCGTTTACTCGGTTAATCGTCAATACATCAATTGGAACGAGTGCGGCAATTGTTCCGCTGATTATATATATCGCGCCATATATCGGACGCTTAGTCGAAAACTCTTTGCTCGAAGTGAATCCGGGAATTTTGGAAGCAGCAGAAGCAATGGGGGCAACACCCTTTCAAGTGATTTGGCATTTTTTGCTTCCGGAAGCATTCGGATCATTAATTTTATCATTAACGACGGCAACGATTGGCTTGATTGGAGCCACCGCGATGGCTGGAGTCGTTGGCGGCGGCGGTGTTGGTGATTTGGCGATTTCCTATGGTTATCAACGGTTCGATACGGTCGTCGTAGTTGCAACCGTTGTTGTATTAGTTATTTTTGTACAAGGAATCCAATCAACCGGAACATTATTGGCGCGAAAAGTCCGACGAGACTAA
- a CDS encoding methionine ABC transporter ATP-binding protein, whose product MIELKNVYKTYQRKGVSNEALKGIDLKVEKGDIFGVIGYSGAGKSTLIRLVNYLERPTKGQVFVDGQALDSFNVKQLRAAKKQIGMIFQHFNLLESKKVYDNVALPLVLLKKSKQEIKKRVNELLEFVGLSDKAGSYPNELSGGQKQRVGIARALASNPSILLCDEATSALDPQTTSSILQLLKRINKEYNITIMIITHEMAVIQKICNRVAVMEEGEIIEQGSVLEVFGHPKHPTTENFVRTVIHNRIPVSIQKTLEKEDRQPYKLEFVGDCASEPIIYELIRNYNIKVNILFANTTEIQGTTLGNLVVHLIGEDSAVDQALSFLREQGVMIEEVDEA is encoded by the coding sequence ATGATTGAATTAAAAAATGTCTACAAAACGTATCAGCGCAAAGGGGTCTCTAATGAGGCTCTAAAAGGGATCGACTTAAAGGTTGAAAAAGGAGATATATTCGGTGTTATTGGCTACAGCGGGGCGGGCAAAAGCACATTAATCCGTCTGGTGAACTACTTGGAAAGGCCGACGAAGGGTCAGGTGTTCGTTGATGGACAAGCGTTAGACAGCTTTAACGTGAAGCAATTACGCGCAGCTAAAAAGCAAATCGGAATGATATTTCAGCATTTTAATTTGTTGGAGTCTAAAAAAGTATACGACAATGTGGCATTACCACTTGTTTTGTTGAAAAAGAGTAAACAAGAAATCAAAAAGCGAGTGAATGAACTTCTCGAGTTTGTCGGGTTAAGTGACAAAGCAGGCAGCTATCCCAACGAATTGTCAGGCGGCCAAAAGCAGCGTGTCGGGATTGCGAGAGCACTTGCATCAAACCCTTCCATTCTTTTGTGTGATGAAGCAACATCTGCATTGGACCCTCAGACAACAAGCTCCATCTTGCAATTATTGAAAAGAATTAATAAAGAGTACAACATTACGATCATGATTATCACGCACGAAATGGCTGTCATTCAAAAAATATGCAATCGGGTTGCGGTCATGGAAGAGGGCGAGATTATTGAACAGGGTTCGGTTCTGGAAGTATTTGGACATCCGAAGCATCCGACGACGGAGAATTTTGTTCGGACAGTCATTCACAATCGAATTCCTGTCAGTATACAAAAGACATTAGAAAAAGAAGACAGGCAGCCTTATAAATTGGAGTTTGTCGGTGATTGTGCATCTGAACCGATTATTTATGAATTGATTCGCAATTATAACATCAAAGTTAATATTTTATTTGCCAACACGACGGAGATACAGGGGACAACACTTGGCAATTTGGTGGTCCATTTAATTGGAGAGGATTCAGCTGTCGATCAAGCCTTGTCATTTTTAAGAGAACAAGGCGTTATGATTGAGGAGGTAGATGAAGCATGA
- a CDS encoding trans-sulfuration enzyme family protein, with protein sequence MTKDWSMDTKIIHDNQFPDPETRAISQSVVPAVAYAFPDAETAAEVVSDGAKGVYYGRYGNPTLHVLERKIAALEGGEAALGVASGMAAISIALLGFLKHGDHVVVTKDVYGGTYSFLTSLAPRFGIEVDFVDCTEIVSLLSAIKPNTRAVYIETPSNPRLTVLDIKIIGELCKAHQLPLIVDNTFMSPCLQKPLDIGADIVIHSATKYINGHGDVLAGFVVGKKDVIEFMRKKLMGDLGQNLNAWESFLILRGIKTMGLRVERHCSSAQKIAEFLESHPFVEKVYYPGLKSHPQHELAKRQMLGMGGIISFEVKGGLVEGKRLINALQLAMISFSLGDPETLVQHPASMTHAAIPKEERLKFGISDGLIRLSVGLEDANDIIKDLDQALSSLFSVSGR encoded by the coding sequence ATGACAAAAGACTGGAGTATGGACACAAAAATTATTCATGATAACCAATTTCCCGATCCAGAGACAAGAGCAATTTCTCAAAGTGTCGTACCGGCTGTTGCTTATGCATTTCCAGATGCGGAAACGGCGGCAGAAGTCGTGTCGGATGGAGCAAAAGGAGTGTATTACGGCCGATATGGGAATCCGACATTACACGTATTGGAAAGAAAAATTGCAGCATTGGAAGGTGGAGAAGCTGCCCTCGGCGTTGCCAGTGGAATGGCTGCTATATCCATTGCATTATTGGGCTTTTTAAAACATGGCGACCATGTCGTTGTGACAAAGGATGTTTATGGAGGAACATACAGTTTCCTAACGTCACTCGCCCCAAGGTTTGGTATTGAAGTTGACTTTGTCGACTGTACGGAAATCGTTTCATTACTAAGCGCCATAAAACCAAACACAAGAGCGGTCTACATTGAGACACCGTCTAATCCTCGGCTAACTGTACTCGATATCAAAATAATCGGGGAACTATGCAAAGCGCACCAGCTTCCATTAATTGTTGATAACACGTTTATGAGCCCTTGTCTGCAAAAACCTTTGGACATCGGGGCTGATATTGTCATTCATAGTGCGACGAAATATATTAACGGACACGGTGATGTACTCGCCGGATTCGTGGTCGGCAAAAAAGACGTGATTGAATTTATGCGAAAAAAACTGATGGGAGACTTAGGACAGAATTTAAATGCGTGGGAATCATTTCTCATTCTGAGAGGAATAAAAACCATGGGATTGCGAGTTGAAAGACATTGCAGCAGTGCACAAAAAATTGCTGAATTCCTGGAATCACACCCTTTTGTAGAAAAAGTGTATTACCCGGGCCTGAAATCCCATCCGCAGCATGAGCTCGCAAAAAGACAGATGTTAGGAATGGGTGGAATCATTTCTTTCGAAGTGAAAGGAGGCCTTGTTGAAGGGAAGAGACTTATCAACGCTTTACAATTGGCTATGATCTCGTTCAGCTTGGGTGATCCGGAAACATTAGTACAGCATCCTGCATCAATGACTCACGCAGCCATACCTAAGGAAGAGAGACTCAAGTTTGGCATCTCAGACGGATTGATTCGCCTTTCAGTCGGACTGGAGGACGCAAATGATATTATCAAAGATTTGGACCAGGCTTTAAGCAGCTTATTCTCAGTGTCTGGGCGCTAA
- a CDS encoding GntR family transcriptional regulator produces MNRFDTRARRMSKDYAYLELKQKIICGDLEPDQIVREENLAALLEISRTPLREAIQRLEIEEFLIRQRNGRLKVASVTKQEVKEIFQIRSMLEGFIAREAAINAKEEDIQHLTAMLEKLRQSFKLGHRQDFVSYGFEFHDYLSEMSGLKTFEKILNILKDHALRYCRFVSKYGDWDVKADEEHSLILQKIAEKNPDAAEKAMQVHILRSLSTSIQRIEEIESDRKG; encoded by the coding sequence ATGAACCGTTTTGACACCCGGGCTCGCAGAATGTCAAAAGACTATGCTTATTTAGAACTCAAGCAAAAAATCATCTGCGGCGATTTGGAACCTGATCAAATTGTGAGGGAAGAAAATCTGGCGGCGTTGTTGGAAATCAGCCGGACTCCATTACGGGAAGCAATACAGAGGCTGGAGATAGAAGAATTTTTGATTCGGCAGCGAAATGGAAGATTGAAAGTCGCTTCAGTTACCAAGCAAGAAGTAAAAGAGATATTTCAGATTCGGAGTATGCTGGAAGGGTTCATTGCAAGGGAGGCTGCAATAAATGCAAAAGAAGAGGATATTCAACATTTAACAGCAATGCTGGAGAAACTGAGGCAATCTTTTAAATTAGGCCATAGGCAGGACTTTGTCTCGTATGGATTTGAGTTTCATGACTATTTATCCGAAATGAGTGGTCTTAAAACGTTCGAAAAAATATTGAATATTTTAAAGGATCATGCACTCCGGTACTGCCGGTTCGTTTCAAAGTATGGTGATTGGGACGTAAAAGCCGATGAGGAACACAGTCTTATCTTACAAAAAATTGCAGAGAAAAATCCGGATGCTGCGGAAAAAGCGATGCAGGTACATATTTTAAGGAGTCTATCAACCTCGATTCAAAGGATTGAAGAAATAGAAAGTGATAGAAAGGGCTGA
- a CDS encoding CocE/NonD family hydrolase C-terminal non-catalytic domain-containing protein: MEILGHPEVTVELTSDRPNALLAVRLCDVAPDGSSTMVTWGMLNLTHRDSHEFPEPLVPGEKYTVNVKLNVIGHVLPAGHRWQVALSPTFWPQAWPSPEPVTLNVFPGEKTNLKLPVRPPQAADDELPDFGVPETAKVADREILRTESRTREVKHDVVQGVWTLEDFSDEGSRKLLQNGLEYGSTNRNIYTIEEGDPLSAKVRCEWTLHIGREDWQTRLENVSTMSADATNFYLENTVTAFESDKQIFTKTWNAEIPRDHM; the protein is encoded by the coding sequence ATGGAGATTCTTGGCCATCCTGAGGTCACGGTTGAGTTGACTTCTGACCGCCCGAACGCTTTGCTTGCTGTACGCCTGTGTGACGTGGCGCCAGACGGATCATCGACAATGGTAACCTGGGGAATGCTTAATCTGACGCATCGAGACAGTCATGAATTCCCAGAGCCGCTGGTTCCTGGAGAGAAGTATACGGTGAATGTAAAGCTTAATGTCATTGGTCACGTACTTCCAGCTGGACACAGATGGCAGGTCGCACTGTCACCAACCTTCTGGCCGCAAGCATGGCCATCCCCGGAGCCAGTCACTCTAAATGTATTCCCGGGTGAAAAGACTAATCTCAAGCTTCCGGTGCGTCCGCCTCAAGCTGCAGATGATGAGCTGCCTGACTTTGGTGTACCGGAAACTGCTAAAGTAGCTGATCGGGAAATCCTTCGGACGGAAAGCCGTACACGAGAGGTTAAGCATGATGTCGTTCAAGGGGTGTGGACCTTAGAAGACTTTTCTGATGAAGGATCGCGCAAGCTTTTGCAAAATGGTCTCGAATATGGCAGCACTAACCGAAACATTTATACAATTGAAGAAGGCGATCCTCTCTCTGCAAAAGTTCGCTGTGAATGGACGTTGCATATAGGTAGAGAAGATTGGCAGACAAGACTGGAAAATGTCAGTACGATGTCAGCCGATGCAACAAATTTCTATCTTGAGAACACAGTCACAGCATTTGAATCAGACAAACAGATCTTTACGAAGACATGGAATGCTGAAATTCCCCGCGATCATATGTAG